CGCTGGAGGACATCGTCGACGAGGACTGTCTGCTCGCGACCAACACCTCGTCCCTGTCGGTCACCGCGATCGGCGGGGCCCTGCGCCACCCCGGCCGCTTCGTCGGCCTGCACTTCTTCAACCCCGCGCCGCTGCTGCCGCTGGTCGAGGTCGTCTCCGGGTTCGCCACCGACGTCACCTCGGCCACACGCGCGTACGAGATGGCGCGCGCCTGGGGCAAGACGCCGGTGGCCTGCGCCGACACCCCCGGCTTCATCGTCAACCGCATCGCCCGGCCGTTCTACGCCGAGGCCTTCGCGGTCTACGAGGCCCAGGGCGCCGACCCCGCCACCATCGACGCGATCCTGCGCGAGTCGGGCGGCTTCCGTATGGGCGCCTTCGAGCTGACCGACCTCATCGGCCAGGACGTCAACGAGTCCGTCACTCACTCGGTGTGGCAGAGCTTCTTCCAGGACGTGCGCTTCACGCCCTCGCTGGCCCAGCGCCGCCTGGTCGAGTCCGGCCGGCTGGGCCGCAAGAGCGGGCACGGCTGGTACGACCACTCCGACGGCGCCGAGCGCGCCGAACCGCACACCGCCGAGAAGGCGCAGGCGCCCGCGTACGTCGTCGTCGAGGGCGACCTGGGCCCCGCCTCCGAACTGCTCGCGCTGATCCGCGAGGCGGGCATCCAGGTCCGCGAGGAGGACGAGGACCACGGCACCCGGCTGGTGCTGCCGAGCGGCGGCCAGCTCGCGCTCGCCGACGGCCAGACCTCGGTCGAGTTCCGCGACGTCGTCTACTTCGACCTCGCCCTGGACTACCGCCGCGCCACCCGTATCGCCCTGTCCGCCTCCCAGGACACCGCCCCGCAGACCCTCGCCGAGGCCACCGGCCTCTTCCAGGCGCTCGGCAAGGACGTCAGCATCATCGGGGACGTGCCCGGGATGATCGTGGCGCGCACGGTCGCCCGCATCGTCGACCTCGCGCACGACGCGGTCGCCAAGGGGGTGGCCACCGAGGAGGACATCGACACCGCGATGCGCCTGGGCGTCAACTACCCCCTCGGCCCCTTCGAATGGAGCCGCCGGCTGGGCCGCAACTGGGCCTACGCCCTCCTCGACGACCTGCACCTGCGCGACCCCTCCGGCCGCTACGCGCCCTCCCTCGCGCTGTACCGCCACGCGTACGCCTCCGACAAGCGGGAGGGCAGCCAGTCATGACGACGGCCAAGCGCGACACGTACACCCCGGAGACGCTGCTGTCCGTCGCCGTGCAGGTCTTCAACGAGCGCGGCTACGACGGCACCTCCATGGAGCACCTGTCCAGGGCGGCCGGCATCTCCAAGTCGTCGATCTACCACCAC
The sequence above is drawn from the Streptomyces sp. SLBN-31 genome and encodes:
- a CDS encoding 3-hydroxyacyl-CoA dehydrogenase → MTALDLSSPVAVVGTGTMGQGIAQVALVAGHRVRLYDALPGRAGDAADAIGARLDRLVEKDRLTAAERDAARERLLPAADLAELADCSLVVEAVLERLNAKQDLFRALEDIVDEDCLLATNTSSLSVTAIGGALRHPGRFVGLHFFNPAPLLPLVEVVSGFATDVTSATRAYEMARAWGKTPVACADTPGFIVNRIARPFYAEAFAVYEAQGADPATIDAILRESGGFRMGAFELTDLIGQDVNESVTHSVWQSFFQDVRFTPSLAQRRLVESGRLGRKSGHGWYDHSDGAERAEPHTAEKAQAPAYVVVEGDLGPASELLALIREAGIQVREEDEDHGTRLVLPSGGQLALADGQTSVEFRDVVYFDLALDYRRATRIALSASQDTAPQTLAEATGLFQALGKDVSIIGDVPGMIVARTVARIVDLAHDAVAKGVATEEDIDTAMRLGVNYPLGPFEWSRRLGRNWAYALLDDLHLRDPSGRYAPSLALYRHAYASDKREGSQS